In Irregularibacter muris, the genomic stretch GATGTTCGATCCCTAAGGGAATTAATTATATACGGATTAAAGGGTATGGCAGCCTATGCAGCCCATGCAGATAACCTAGGATACAAAAAAGATGAAATCTTTGCCTTTATGGAAAGAGCTTTAGCCGAAACTTTAAATGATGGTCTAACAGCAGATGATTTAGTCGCTTTAACCTTAGAAACAGGAAAATATGGCGTAGATGTTATGGCCCTATTGGATGAAGCAAACACTTCCACCTATGGAAATCCAGAAATCACAGAAGTAAATATCGGTGTAGGAAAGAACCCTGGAATCTTAATCAGTGGTCATGATTTAAAGGATATGGAACAATTATTAGAACAAACCGCAGGAACTGGAGTAGATGTTTATACTCATAGTGAAATGTTACCTGCTAACTACTATCCAGCATTCAAAAAATATGATCATTTTGTAGGGAACTATGGAAATGCATGGTGGAAACAAGATAAGGAATTTGATTCCTTTAACGGACCTATTCTAATGACAACAAACTGCCTAGTACCTCCAAAGGCTTCTTATAAAGATAGAGTATATACAACAAGCAATGTAGGTTTTGAAGGATTAATTCACATCGAGGAAGATGAAAAAGGCAAAAAAGACTTTACTCAAATCATAGAGCATGCTAAAAAATGTGCGGCTCCCGTAGAGATTGAAAAAGGAAGCATTGTAGGTGGATTTGCTCACCATACCGTACTAAGTCTAGCAGACAAAGTAGTAGACGCTGTAAAATCCGGTGCCATTAAGAGATTCTTTGTTATGGCAGGCTGTGACGGAAGAATGAAGAGCAGAGATTATTATACAGAATTTGCAAAGCAATTACCTAAAGATACCGTAATTTTGACAGCAGGTTGTGCAAAATACAAATACAATAAATTAGAATTAGGAGATATCGGTGGTATTCCAAGAATCCTAGATGCAGGACAATGTAACGACTCCTATTCCTTAGCTGTTATTGCGTTAAAACTAAAAGAAGTATTTGAATTAAATGATATTAACGAATTACCAATATCCTATAACATTGCATGGTACGAACAAAAAGCTGTTATTGTCCTACTGGCTTTACTACACCTAGGTGTAAAAAATATCCACTTAGGACCAAGCCTACCAGCATTCTTATCACCAAATGTAGCCAATGTATTGGTAGAAAACTTTGGTATTGCACCAATGGGAACAGTAGAAGAAGATATGAAAGTATTCTTAGGATAATCCATTCCTCTAAGAGTTGTCTAAAATATTTTAGGCAACTCTTTATATATAGTAAAGAATTAAAAAGCCCATATACACTACATACACCAAAAAGATTAAGAAGGCTTGAAGACGGCTAATTCTTTTGGTAAAGAAAGCAGGAACAATCAAAAGAAAATTAATAATAAAGGCAACGGGAATGTCTAAAGCCAGATTCTGAGTAGTGAATTGTAAAGGGTTAAAGGATGCCGAAGCCCCTAATACTAAAGAAATATTTAAAATATTAGAGCCTATAATATTGCCCATAGATAAGCCAGCATGCCCCTTTCGAATAGCTGTTACGGACGTAATAAATTCCGGCAGTGAAGTGCCGAAGGCTAGAATAGTAATGGCAATAATTCCTGAAGGTACCCCCCAATGTTCAGCAATAATTACTCCGTAGTCTACCAATAAATTAGCACCAATTAAAATAAAAGCTGCTCCAGCAATAAAAACAAAGAATTGATAAAGAACTTCTTTAAAAGTAAAGGAGCTCTTTTTTTCATGAAGATTTTGATGGTCTTTCTGATATTGAACTACTCGTAAATTAAAAACAATATAGATAGCAAGCATGATAAAAAGAATAGTAATGGAAATTCCTTGGATCACTCCACTTGATGCAAGGAACCAAAAAGCCACAATGTATAAAAGCAGCATGATCCCTTTTATGTAAAAAATTCTTGAACGGATTTTGCTGGGCTTGATGATATTACATATTCCCAGAACTAAACCTGTATTACATATGATAGAGCCTATAGCATTTCCTATGGCCATAGAAGTTTCATTGTGAATAGATGAAAGCGTGGAGACCATAGTTTCAGGAAGGGTAGTAGCTAGACTCACTATAGTAGCACCAATAAGAACCTCTGGCATTCTTGTAATTTTTGCCAGCCAGGTAGCAGCATCAACAAAAAGATCTCCACCCTTGAGCATAAAGATAAAACCGGTAAAAAAGATAATATAGGGGATAAGCATGATTTGTTCATCCTTTCTCTCATAGAATTCTATAGTTTTAATAGCCATTAAAATCATCGGGATACTTTAAATATCTATTCAAAAGTAGATTAGACTATGACATGTATAGAATATGTTAGAACAATAAAGAGGGTCAAAAACAATTTATTACTTTACAACTTTACCATGATAAAGTATAATATCAATTAAGTTAATCATTTATTGGTGTTGGAACAAGAGATTTTTTTATTGAATGCAAGGAAGGGAGAGGATGACATGGACCACCATCATTCTAAAATAAAAGATAGAACTATAGATGAGTTGTTTCAAGCTATTTTAAAGCTAGAAAATCTAGAGGAGTGTTATCGTTTTTTTGAGGATATTTGCACCATAAAGGAAATTCAATCTATTGCCCAAAGGTTGCAAGTAGCAAAATTACTTAAAGAAAATGTAAAGTATACGCAGATAGAAGAGGAAACTAAAGCAAGTACGGCGACCATTAGTCGGGTAAATCGATCTTTGAAATATGGAGCTAATGGATACCTTTTAATCTTAGAACGATTAGGCTATGGGGATGTGAAGAGAGAAGAGTAAAAATATGAGGAGGATCTTATAATGAAAAAAAGAATGATAATAGGGGCTATTATACTAATAACACTTTCTGTATTTCTATTAGGTTGTAATAGTCAACCTACAGCGCAAGAACAGGGAGATCAATCTTTAGAAGAAATAAAAGAAAATGGAAAGCTGATTATGGGATTGGATGACAGTTTTCCTCCTATGGGCTTTAAGGATGAAAAAGGAGAGATTGTAGGCTTTGATATTGATTTAGCCAAGGAAGTCACAAAGAAATTGGGTATCGAGCTAGAATTAAAACCTATTGATTGGGCAGCAAAAGAATTAAGCTTAAGCAGTGGAGATATTGATGTCATTTGGAATGGCTTTAGTATCAGTGAAAAACGTAAAGAAAAGGTTTTATTTTCAGAACCTTATTTAGAAAATGATCAAATTATTGCTGTGGGGGCAGATTCTTCTATTAAAAACAAACAAGATTTAAAGGATAAGATAGTGGGATTGCAAATGGAAAGCACCAGTGCCACGGCTCTAAACGCTGAGCCAGATGTAAAAGATTCTCTAAAAGAAATAAAGGAATATGAAAATAATGTAGAAGCGCTTTTAGATTTAAAATCCGGTAGAACCGATGCCGTGATTGTAGATGAAGTTGTAGGAAAATATTATATCGCTCAAAAGCCAGGAGAATACAAAGTCTTGGAAGAGAACTTTGGTGCGGAATTCTATGCTGTAGGCTTTAGAAAAGAAGATAAGGCTCTAAAAGAAGCCATAGACAAAGCCATAGATGAGTTAGTACAAGAGGGAATAGTAGGAGAAATCTCTAAGAAGTGGTTTGGAGAGGACATTGTATTAAGATAGGAGAAGAATAGTATGGAAAATATACTAGAAATGTCTAAATTTATATTAGAAGGTAGCAAAAATACATTATTGTTATATGCAATAACCATGATATTTTCCATTCCCATAGGGGTTGTGGTAGCCTTAGGAAAGTTATCTAGATTTAAGATATTACAAGGTCTTATTGGTTTATATACCTGGTTACTTCGGGGAACGCCTTTGATGCTACAACTTTTCTTCGCCTATTATGGATTAGGGGTCTGGGGATTAAAGCTATCAGCCTTTCAAGCAGCCTCCTTGACTTTTATATTGAATTATGGGGCTTATTTTACAGAAATTTTTAGAGGAGGCATTCAATCCATTGACCAGGGACAATATGAGGCCTCCTATTGTTTAGGAATGTCCTATAGTCAGACCATGAAATATATTGTAATTCCCCAGGCCATAAAAAGAGTTTTACCTCCCCTATCCAATGAAGCCATCACCTTAGTAAAGGATACTGCCCTAGTAGCGGCCATAGCCATGGCAGATGTCACTAGAAACGCAAAACAAATTGTAGCTAGGGAGTTTACCATTACACCTTTTATATTAGCCGCTTTGTTTTATTTGTTATTTACTACCTTAGTGGTGATGATCTTTAGGAAACTAGAGGACAGATATGCATTTTATCAATAGATTTATTAGATTTTTCAAGCACCCATTTACTCGAGGGTGTTTTTTAATGTAAGATAGAGAGTAGAATAGATAAGTAAAGCAACACCCATAAGGAGTGAAAACCATGATAGATGAAAAAAGGATTAGAGATTTTACAGAGGGGGATAAAATACAAAGTTTTTTTATAATCAAAACCCTAGAAACAAAATTAAATAAAAATAATGAAAAATATTTAGATATAACCCTGGGAGACCATACCGGAGAGATCAATGCAAAGAAATGGAAATGCACAGAGGAAGAGGAAAATACATTTAAAGAAAATAAGTTAGTCAAGGTCAGGGGAAAGGTGAATAAGTGGCAAAGTCAGTTGCAATTTAACATAGAGCTTATCCGTTTGGCGGAAGAGGGAGACGGGGTGTCTATAGAAGACTTTGTACAATGTGCACCCCATGATTCCCAATGGATGTATCAACAAATATTCACTTACATAGAAAAAATAGAACATCAGGATATTGCAAAAATTGCCCAGACCATTTTAGAAGATAAAAAACAGGCCCTGCTCTATTATCCAGCAGCCAAATCCAATCATCATGCTGTAAGGGGGGGACTGCTATATCATATCCTGACCATGCTTAGGAGCGGGGAAAAGTTGTTAGAGATCTATACTCATTTGAACAAGGATTTACTTTTTGGAGGGATTATCCTTCATGATATGGCGAAAATAGAGGAAATGGAAGCCAATGAGTTAGGAATTGTCAATGATTATAGCCTAGAAGGAAAACTATTAGGTCATATTATTCAAGGCATAAAGGAGATTAGTAGGGTAGGCAGAGAACTAGAAGTTGATCCTGAGGTCATCCTACTTTTAGAACATATGATATTATCCCATCACTATGAGCCAGAATACGGCAGCCCGAAAAGACCTTTGATTCCAGAGGCTGAGCTACTGCACTACTTGGACATCATTGATGCTCGTTTATATGATATGAATACCGCCCT encodes the following:
- a CDS encoding 3'-5' exoribonuclease YhaM family protein yields the protein MIDEKRIRDFTEGDKIQSFFIIKTLETKLNKNNEKYLDITLGDHTGEINAKKWKCTEEEENTFKENKLVKVRGKVNKWQSQLQFNIELIRLAEEGDGVSIEDFVQCAPHDSQWMYQQIFTYIEKIEHQDIAKIAQTILEDKKQALLYYPAAKSNHHAVRGGLLYHILTMLRSGEKLLEIYTHLNKDLLFGGIILHDMAKIEEMEANELGIVNDYSLEGKLLGHIIQGIKEISRVGRELEVDPEVILLLEHMILSHHYEPEYGSPKRPLIPEAELLHYLDIIDARLYDMNTALAATEDGEFSERVWTLENRRLYKSPLSSI
- a CDS encoding amino acid ABC transporter substrate-binding protein; protein product: MKKRMIIGAIILITLSVFLLGCNSQPTAQEQGDQSLEEIKENGKLIMGLDDSFPPMGFKDEKGEIVGFDIDLAKEVTKKLGIELELKPIDWAAKELSLSSGDIDVIWNGFSISEKRKEKVLFSEPYLENDQIIAVGADSSIKNKQDLKDKIVGLQMESTSATALNAEPDVKDSLKEIKEYENNVEALLDLKSGRTDAVIVDEVVGKYYIAQKPGEYKVLEENFGAEFYAVGFRKEDKALKEAIDKAIDELVQEGIVGEISKKWFGEDIVLR
- the hcp gene encoding hydroxylamine reductase, whose protein sequence is MSMFCFQCQEASKGTGCTVRGICGKPEDVANLQDLLIYTIKGISLWAVEGRKVGVVNGEADEFIMNGLFATITNANFNKNVFVARVRKGLKLRDTLKEQVALAGGDTAAVTHDAAYFTGETLEDFEKKATQVGVLATENEDVRSLRELIIYGLKGMAAYAAHADNLGYKKDEIFAFMERALAETLNDGLTADDLVALTLETGKYGVDVMALLDEANTSTYGNPEITEVNIGVGKNPGILISGHDLKDMEQLLEQTAGTGVDVYTHSEMLPANYYPAFKKYDHFVGNYGNAWWKQDKEFDSFNGPILMTTNCLVPPKASYKDRVYTTSNVGFEGLIHIEEDEKGKKDFTQIIEHAKKCAAPVEIEKGSIVGGFAHHTVLSLADKVVDAVKSGAIKRFFVMAGCDGRMKSRDYYTEFAKQLPKDTVILTAGCAKYKYNKLELGDIGGIPRILDAGQCNDSYSLAVIALKLKEVFELNDINELPISYNIAWYEQKAVIVLLALLHLGVKNIHLGPSLPAFLSPNVANVLVENFGIAPMGTVEEDMKVFLG
- a CDS encoding calcium/sodium antiporter, with the translated sequence MAIKTIEFYERKDEQIMLIPYIIFFTGFIFMLKGGDLFVDAATWLAKITRMPEVLIGATIVSLATTLPETMVSTLSSIHNETSMAIGNAIGSIICNTGLVLGICNIIKPSKIRSRIFYIKGIMLLLYIVAFWFLASSGVIQGISITILFIMLAIYIVFNLRVVQYQKDHQNLHEKKSSFTFKEVLYQFFVFIAGAAFILIGANLLVDYGVIIAEHWGVPSGIIAITILAFGTSLPEFITSVTAIRKGHAGLSMGNIIGSNILNISLVLGASASFNPLQFTTQNLALDIPVAFIINFLLIVPAFFTKRISRLQAFLIFLVYVVYMGFLILYYI
- a CDS encoding amino acid ABC transporter permease, which encodes MENILEMSKFILEGSKNTLLLYAITMIFSIPIGVVVALGKLSRFKILQGLIGLYTWLLRGTPLMLQLFFAYYGLGVWGLKLSAFQAASLTFILNYGAYFTEIFRGGIQSIDQGQYEASYCLGMSYSQTMKYIVIPQAIKRVLPPLSNEAITLVKDTALVAAIAMADVTRNAKQIVAREFTITPFILAALFYLLFTTLVVMIFRKLEDRYAFYQ
- a CDS encoding YerC/YecD family TrpR-related protein, translating into MDHHHSKIKDRTIDELFQAILKLENLEECYRFFEDICTIKEIQSIAQRLQVAKLLKENVKYTQIEEETKASTATISRVNRSLKYGANGYLLILERLGYGDVKREE